The Octopus bimaculoides isolate UCB-OBI-ISO-001 chromosome 1, ASM119413v2, whole genome shotgun sequence genome contains the following window.
NNNNNNNNNNNNNNNNNNNNNNNNNNNNNNNNNNNNNNNNNNNNNNNNNNNNNNNNNNNNNNNNNNNNNNNNNNNNNNNNNNNNNNNNNNNNNNNNNNNNNNNNNNNNNNNNNNNNNNNNNNNNNNNNNNNNNNNNNNNNNNNNNNNNNNNNNNNNNNNNNNNNNNNNNNNNNNNNNNNNNNNNNNNNNNNNNNNtgtgtgtgtgcgtgtgcgtatctgtgtgcctgcgtgagcatacacacacacacacacacacacacacacacacacacacattatatatttggaTACTAAGTTATAGATATTAATTTTGGGTTACGAACTGTAATTTCGTCCTTACGGAATTtcggataaattttaaaaaatctaataagTACTCTTTCTTCTTAGCTCATGACAAAGAATTTAACAAGTTGAAAAATTAGCGTCACAAAACataaatgtgtgcgcgcgcgcgcaaatacacGTGTATGCGTCATTATAAATACTTACGGAGTGAGGTGGAATATTTCACGGACTATTTGTGCGTTGTTTTGTGAACATTTTTTTGTGGagcaaacacacgcgcgcgcacacacatatttttttctaggatcacacatacttacatactctctctctcttactcactcactcattcacacatacgcacacacattttctaGGATcatacaccctctctctctctctctctctctctctctctctcaaccacacacacacacacacacatacatacacacatacacacatacatgtgcgcccACGCATTTTCTTGGATCACGCACGCAGACATATTTTTTAGGatcacacgcattcacacacatacacacactcacatattttccaggatcacacacacacactcactcacacacacacactcactcactcgctcgctcacacacacaaacactcacatatgttCTAGgatcacacactctctttctctctgtctctctctttcacacacacacacgcgcgcatacacgcatacacatacacagtttaTTGAAACTAAAAGCCACTTTTATAAAACTCACAATTTTTAAAGACTTTCCAAGCAAGTGGTTTTCAGCTCTTAGAAACTAAAGTGGCGAGAAAAGCGACAAAGAGAAAAACGTAAGCTTCTGGTGAGTCGAAATTGTGCGAGTGAATTGGTCACCATGGTCGGGGTGGTTGCTTGTTAGTGTGTGCTATTTTGTTGAAGATCATCATCGTGTGTTCTCGCTGGCTGCGTGTATAATAAACGAAACAAATTCACGAACTTTTAGCATTTTTATTGCTTGACATGATTTATTACGTTGGCTGTTtacaaaagatgatgataatataaccGCTGACTGGAAGGAGAATTGTGCCGTGCCTTGTAGAAGGCTAGCTGTGGTACTTCGTGTGTGAATGTCCTAAGTCGTTTCTTGCCCAATTTTAATTGTCTTCTATCGGTCATCTTCTATCAGTCTTAATATAGGTTATAAATTGATCATCTGAATTCACAACAGAATCTTTGTCTTACGTTTTCTTCCTGAATGACCAGACGTTTTCTTTCTGATTGAATAATTATTGCTACAGATGCAATACCTGGAGGAGATATATACAATGAATTCGCAACCAAGAATCGAAACCTTGGTCTTCATGCTTCGGTCTACTGTTTTCGGAACCTACATTCAAAATGTATTACTGTCATCTGTCAAATTCGCTACTGTTTCAGATGAGATTGACTTCAATTTAGATGGTTCATCTAATTCTATTGTTGCTGACCTAGTTCAGCTTTAGGACAGTTATACATAGGAAACACCCATAGACAATTATTATTCTGGCTTACCTCTGAGTTTTCATGCAGTTAAAAATGACAATCTTCATCTTCGAAGAGAAAGTTAACACACTTCACGGGAAACTCTGTAAATCTCATAAAAGAACTTGTCGAAAAATGTGGCGCAGAAATAAGTCAGCAGCTTAAACGACAAGTTAATTCCCTACCTGATACCATACAAAATGAAATCTTAGAGGCATATGCTCATAACACCCTACATGAGATCAGAAAAATTGCTGAAGATTCCATGTTTAATGATGTTATATGTGATTGTTCTCTTTTCCATCAAAACTTTTAGAGAGTTaacctctctctccctgtcctcttcctctctctccctgctcccctctctccctgtcctcctcctcctctccctctaagtgctagtcgattacaaagacaccagtgctcgactggtacttattttattgaccccgaaaggatgaaagacaaaggtcgatctcagcggaatttgaacttagagcataaagccggaagaaattaTGCTAAGCATGTTGTTCGTTGAGCTAAaggttttgccagctcgccgccttcatgtgTTTCAAGAATAATATGAATTTGACCAcctaataacaaaataacaaatatatatNNNNNNNNNNNNNNNNNNNNNNNNNNNNNNNNNNNNNNNNNNNNNNNNNNNNNNNNNNNNNNNNNNNNNNNNNNNNNNNNNNNNNNNNNNNNNNNNNNNNNNNNNNNNNNNNNNNNNNNNNNNNNNNNNNNNNNNNNNNNNNNNNNNNNNNNNNNNNNNNNNNNNNNggagaatttacaaaaaaaacaacaacagacgagtacaggtggtgtaaacaacaaaaggatgtattagtttaacgctcgggaatagagaaagtctttaacgtttcgagctacgctcttcaacagaaagaataaggagaaaacaaggagaaaaacacggagaaaaaaaattgaatgttgtggtcagcgatctatcatatatacatatataaatcccatacatttaatacaaccttcagttaaattgcatatatctgccacgtaaataagcaTGAAATTTTCACAGtattgcacttatgcgcatgtgTTAAGTGATAGCTGATATCGACttagttcaatttttaaaaaatccactTTTCACCACtgccacttccaccaccatcaccatctccctccctctctctctgcctttctttaacctcaccatcagaacatcactcctctgctaaaattatatttctaactctctctATATCACTactttcaactaacttttttaaccacataataaatattagTTCCCCCTACTACACATCATAGAcgttctttttctccctccctccttctgtCTCACTTTTCCccttatcttttttctctctcctttttctttctcctctctctcccttcaactAATTACTTGAAActgttacaattacattccctctacctcacgtcatggacgcttctctctttctcccccagttctctaatcacgtgaaagcgttaccgaccggctaagtaacgcaatgacaagcaAAATTATTATAAGACTAGTGTAACCGTGCCGTCAGAAATGATGACATGAAAATTATAcggaaaataaaactaaaagattACAACTTTTTTCTTAATAACTGTTTCAACACCACGTTTCTAGTGAAAACTCTACCACCAATGAAATTTGCCTTGTTTTGGATGGTTATGTaccaacattttaatattattactgcTTCTACTTCTGCTCAATGCAACATAAAGTTGTCTCTGGCTGAATACTGGTGATGATAGGATGATGCCAACATTATTGGATCTCTGTTCttgtgatttgtttatagttattGTAAATGCTGGGATAACAAGAAACTGTCTATTCATACTAAAGAGAAGGGTTGTCTCACTGGGACGCAGGTTGATGCGCGGAATAAAGGCCACCTTTCTTACTTCCACTAAGTATTTTCCCATGAATGAAAAGATCTTTGATGGACAGCACTAAGATCCGGATCCTATTGAGTAAACCTGTCATTAGGTTCAGGGTCCTTAGCAACATGACTATTGAATGCCTCTTCAAGGTCAGTATATGAGGTGGCATCCCAGAAAGTGTCAGTGAATTTAAAAACTCCACTTCAACAATGGTGTCAACGTTTCTGCAGATTGTTGCCTCACCAGGCAATAATGACATTATATCAGTGTTTATGTGAAGATAATCTTTGTTTTTAGGTGTCAAAATGATTGTCGATGACACTCTTTCAACTGCCTCGTCATTGTCTAGTAATAATTCTTTCCCCAAAACTTCTCTAATAATGTTATTTGTAGATACCATGTTTTGGGGGATTTCTATGAGGTTTTCTTCCAGCCCTTCATTGTTGGAGAGGGTTCCATTTCCAACCGCCAAAAGCCACTTGTTGAAGTCATCTTGTCCAGTAATGCGCATATTTTCTGTCAAACTGAGTTTTGTTACGAAATGCCAGAGAGGAGATTGCTTAATTGAGGACTCAATTACTGCTGCATTGAATCCTCTTGGGATAACAAGAGCAGTATGTCTGAAGTCTATGCCAAGTAGCAGCACTTTTCCATCGAATGGTCTGGGGGAATTCATTATTTGCCTCAGCAACACATCAATGACTCTCAGAGCATTGTATGATAACACTGATGCTTCATCAATAATTAAAAGATGAgtctgttttaatttttcagaTGATTGAAGGGATTCTCATGTGAGAGTTGGAACTATCATGTAATGGGACGGGTAGCTTGATTCCACTGTGAACAGTCCTTCCATAAATGAGCAAATCATCAGCTATACCTGTAGTAGCATTGGAAAGGACACACTTGTTTTGCCTTTTTAGAGAAGCTATCAATGTATTGTACAGGTAGGTCTTTCCCGTTCCTCCTGGGCCATCGAGGAAAAAGAATCTACTCTTTCATCGTCATTGATAGCTGCAGTAATGTGTTCTTAAACCTGGCACTGAGCCTAAGTGAAGGATGCAATGCGCCGCTCAATATCAACTCGTTCAACATTGTTCTTTTCTGCAGTTACTTCATGAAAGGCTGCTGTAGCTGGGACTGGGAGATATAAATCTCTGCAGCATAGCACATGTACTCGCAGTGTTGACTCAATATCATTTAATTCTCTCTAGATGGCCACCTCTCGAGTGTTAATTCTTGTGAAATCCTTAATCATATCCTCCTCAAACTGGTGGTACAGCTGCGAAGAGTTAGCTGGGGTGTTGAAGATGCAAATGAGAGCAAACAATTGTCTTAGCTGAAATGGCGTACTTGTAAGGGACGCTTTTTCTATGCACCTGCGCCATTCTTCATCATTTTGaactaaatttcttttttaaatgagtTGGAGACTACACCATCTGCTGTTTTCATATCTTCATGACTTCGACCTCCAGGAATGTGCAACAGCAATAGTGTCAAGTAAAATCGTTTCTCATCCTTCGGGTCAACGGTGTAGTCTGGAGATGACTTTATCGTCTCCCCTTTGTCTGTTCTTCCATAAAGTAGTCTGCTCATTGAAGACATAACTGTACAGAATATCCGAATAATGCAAGTTCCAGGTATTTTCATCTGTTTGATTCAGAGGATATCAAGGTGTCAGTGGTGTGTTCTTCTGTGTTGCTCTCTCAAGTGCCTGTGTCTCTTGACCCTCTTCAAAGTATATAAGTTGCTCTTGTGGCAGATGAACAGGCAGACGAATAGCTGAATGAGATCTGTCATGCATCTTATTCTCAACAGTCGCACATACTTTCAGGAGCACTCACATGNNNNNNNNNNNNNNNNNNNNNNNNNNNNNNNNNNNNNNNNNNNNNNNNNNNNNNNNNNNNNNNNNNNNNNNNNNNNNNNNNNNNNNNNNNNNNNNNNNNNNNNNNNNNNNNNNNNNNNNNNNNNNNNNNNNNNNNNNNNNNNNNNNNNNNNNNNNNNNNNNNNNNNNNNNNNNNNNNNNNNNNNNNNNNNNNNNNNNNNNNNNNNNNNNNNNNNNNNNNNNNNNNNNNNNNNNNNNNNNNNNNNNNNNNNNNNNNNNNNNNNNNNNNNNNNNNNNNNNNNNNNNNNNNNNNNNNNNNNNNNNNNNNNNNNNNNNNNNNNNNNNNNNNNNNNNNNNNNNNNNNNNNNNNNNNNNNNNNNNNNNNNNNNCTTCATCATGCACAATCTCATTGTTTGAAGTTGCTCTTGTGGCAGATGAACAGGCAGACGAATAGCTGAATGAGATCTGTCATGCATCTTATTCTCAAGCAGTCGCACATACTTTCAGGAGCACTCACATGCCTAACATCTAAATGGTTGCGTACTTCATCATGCACAATCTCATTGTTTGAAGTTGCTCTTGTAGCAGATGAACAGGCAGACGAATAGCTGAATGAGATCTGTCATGCATCTTATTCTCAACAGTCGCACATACTTTCAGGAGCACTCACATGCCTTACATCTAAATGGTTGCGTACTTCATCATGCACAATCTCATTGTTTGAAGTTGCTCTTGTGGCAGATGAACAGGCAGACGAATAGCTGAATGAGATCTGTCATGCATCTTATTCTCAAGCAGTCGCGCATACTTTCAGGAGCACTCACATACCTAACATCTAAATGGTTGCGTACTTCATCATGCACAATCTCATTGTTTGAAGTTGTTTCATTGATGTCAACATTGATGGAGTCATATCCCTTATagatatacttgtaaatatatttcgCAGCGGAGACGAAGAGGTAAATCTCAACACAGATATGAGCATTGAGCTTACGgcacatatatttattgtaggGCACTACTTATCGGTTGTCTATTGCATGGTTGCGAACTCGAACTAATGTCCATCGACGTCGCATGTACAACGGGTAACCGTTTGGGTTTATCCGTGTCTCTTGTTGATACTCCTTTGGAAATTCTTTAAGACACTTGTTATTTTCCAGGTAGGGAGCAGCAGGGTTGAGATCACCACAGGGCCCATGGATTATGCACCTTCTCACTATTTCATGTAGTAAGGGTTCAGCGACGGGATCCAGGATATTGACACAGACAATTTAAGTAATTCCTTCTGGATAATACAATTTATTATCAGGGTACAAAATGATCAACAGGCGGGAATGTGGTAAGCCCCTCTTTTGAAATTCAATGGTGTAGCAGTAAGCGGTGACTCTTCCAAATGTATGTTTGTTAGTGACGTCATTCAAGAGTTTGTGCAGCTTTATACTAAATACACGGGCCACCAAGTCCGGTCTATCTGATGAAGTTTGGCTTGGAAATaaattctctctcacttcttGCCAATTAGGATTGCAGGTTATTGTGAGGAAGATATTAGGAggactatatatgcacacaatagcCATGGCGTCTTGATAGCGCTCATGCATATCCCTAGGAGAActttgaaatgatgaaggcaaaatAACTGTGCGTCCTACTTGAGCATTTGCAGCATTCTGTAAATGACCAGCAAGACCACGGTATTGTTCTACTTTTAAACTTTGTCCATAGATAACTGGGTTGAATCTCTAACTTTATGTTGGAGCATTGTAACATTTTGCCTTGAGTTTGCTCTATTTTTTAACCAATCATATGTGGTTGCCAGCCTGGATCTCCATATGGAAAGATCAATACATACGTCATTTGGTCGAGGTTGGGACTTCATTGTTTCTTGGGTAAAACTTGAAATCTCTGTTGAATGGTGGCTCACCGTCAGTATTGTTGAAGACCATAGCTATTTCATCAACTGTTAGTAAATCGTATTTCTACCTATCAGCAGTGCGATCACTGTTGAAGACTAAATTTACGACAAACATGGGCCTCTGTTCCTGTTGGGCATGCTACTCCTCATGCAGTTCTACTTCTCGTGATGTCCTGTAAGATGCAGCATAAACATTGTTCTCTCTGATAATCTTATCCAATCTGTACATCCCCTCAGGTATACATCTTTCACTTGCTGCATTCTGAGCCCGCACTGAGGTGGCTTGAACGCTGTCAACTACATACAGTTGCGCAAATTGCCTCTGTTGGCCCTCAACAGGGTGCATATGCGAAGTCCTATGATAAATTTGGTCGTGCACTCTGAAACAAAATGGACCTCGTCCTTGTGGGTCATCAATGTAAGCATCCATAGATGTGAAAGATAGAGCAGAGTTGTATGACCTTATGTTTTCTTTGAAGTTAACATAATGTGAATGTTGAGGTTCTGACAACAGAGTTCGTAAGTATGGAGGAAATTCTCTTCTAACTGGAGGCAGGACTTACCCTTTATGGCAGCAACTGTTAGACCATTCACCTGATAGTTGCTCCGAAGCAAAATGTTTGGCACAATGTGTTCATGCCACCACAGTTATGAATCTGAACATTCTCTACATAATAAGTATgattatttactaaatttatatgaTTTCCAACTCTTCGCACAACTCTCATGGCGTTCGCATTCTGCTGCCTTCGGTTGTTTCTTCGTTCTTCCGTATCAGTATTAATTAATTCTTCCATTATTCTCTTCATTCGCTCTCTGCGAACATTTGCTTCTTCAGTTTCATTCTCTAGTCTTAGTCTCCTTCTCTCTTGCTTTTAGATCCTCTCTCCCCTCTGCTGCTTGCTCTTCCGTTTCACCTTGGCGCCTTTGCGatgttctctctctttcgattTCTCTTCTTTGTGCTGCATGCTCTTCCGTTTCATCTTGTCGCCTTTGCGATGCTCTCATTCTTAGatcttctctctttgcttcttGCTCATCCGTTTCATCTTGGCGCCTTTGTGATGCTCTGTGTCTTTGGATATCTCTCCTTTGTGCAATGAGGTTCTCCTTTTCATTTTGACGTCTTCAAGCCTGTCGCCTTGCATCTTGTGCTCTTCTCCGTTGTCTCATTTCTTGTGAttgatttaataatatatttttttaatcttcttgcGTCTAGTTCTTCCTGAGTGAGATTGGCTGTTCTTCGCTTTGTCTCTCTCTGGCTAACAGTCGCCTTCTGTCTGCGTCATTCTCTATAGCAGAAGAAAGAGTATCAGTGAATGGATAACAAACACTATATACTGTAAATAAGTTATGAGAGTACGCATTACTAAAAGTGTCAGTAAACTgataacaaacaatatatacttcAGAAAAAGATCGGAAATTATCTCCTAATATAAAAACGAccatagtgtttttatatatttgtgtatatactgtaAATATACACGACACATTGGAACCgaaatattagagaaaatgaTCTtcgtaaaatgtaaacaaaacatttcacctaTGAAATGATTCGTCTTAGTGTCCACTAACcctattcattattatattaggagattgttattcatcctttccgggtcgatgaaataagtaccagatacgcactggagtcgatgtaattgattatccccctctccaaacatttcaggccttgtgcctataatagaaaggattattattattattgtctttgttgttgttgttataattataaatttcttgaaaaaatgtAATGATTTTTTGTAATTGACATGACAAACGATATCTGGgcagaaattttcaataaaatcagaAGAGATAGTCCAAACCAAAAAGAATTCGGATCACGTTCATGATTTTTGAAGTGCTTATCCGTCTTTGGAAGGGTGAGACCAATACAGTTAAAGTTTAGCTTGTGCATATCTAGTAcaatacctaatatatatatatatatatatatatatataaagaaatcataacaaaaatagcTAAGATAGGGAAAGGATACTAGTAAGAAACAGAACAGTCCGACAGAGGAAAGATTCTGAACAGGGTGATTCTGATTAGAAATAGGGCAAGGTATGCTATAGGGAATAAATGAATCAGAGCCATCATCTGCATGAAACAATATAGCCTCAATAATGCTATTAGGcctactagaaacagcaactatatttccttcaaatcaaaCGGGGAGAATACATAATGAAATCTGAATACGCCTAAAGATACCGGATGGTTACAAGTGGAATGCATTTGATCTTGCGTTTACCAATCGAAGTTGACTTGAAGCTAAAGAAAATAATAGTCAAGTTAGTCTTAATATAACTTATGCTATTGTATTAAAAacctaactagaaataattatatggtgaaaaaatattaatcattgacTAATACCGATTCTTTCCTTCATTGCATAATTATTCAAAGTCAGTTTATAAATGGATCcatttggtttgacgggcaacacttgttttcttaacgaaacactttcaaacttgggatactggtagaatgtgtcatataaaacatctttttctcttagccttcttaacaaaaattacttcttaataagttatttcatgttaaagttgtcgtatttctgtaatttcaaccaaccactgacgtctattcagctgaatacagttagtgctgttcggtgtcaagtgtgttattccctgtttaattctatcattattccctagtaagggtttagggttttggggttagggttcgggttttagagttagggttagggttggggttagggttagggttaaggttatggcaaaataatcataaccctaaccgtaatcctaaaactaaccctaactctaaaacccgaaccctaccCCTAAagccctaaagctaaaaccagcacaaacgcacgaacgatgtcataaataagagtaacacgggtagttcttgttgacaaacaacggcactaattttattcaagggaaaagatctcatgacaccgtt
Protein-coding sequences here:
- the LOC106868574 gene encoding uncharacterized protein LOC106868574, with product MNSPRPFDGKVLLLGIDFRHTALVIPRGFNAAVIESSIKQSPLWHFVTKLSLTENMRITGQDDFNKWLLAVGNGTLSNNEGLEENLIEIPQNMVSTNNIIREVLGKELLLDNDEAVERVSSTIILTPKNKDYLHINTDIMSLLPGEATICRNVDTIVEVEFLNSLTLSGMPPHILTLKRHSIVMLLRTLNLMTGLLNRIRILVLSIKDLFIHGKILSGSKKGGLYSAHQPASQ